From the Musa acuminata AAA Group cultivar baxijiao chromosome BXJ1-2, Cavendish_Baxijiao_AAA, whole genome shotgun sequence genome, one window contains:
- the LOC135608316 gene encoding calcium-dependent protein kinase 10-like gives MGNTCVCLAGEPKDLDRKQKKPSPRPQQQQQQQQQPKTRQHKPHRPRPNPYAEDTIGSPSLHVLKDVVPLGRHRSRIGDKYVLGSELGRGEFGITYLCTDKETREALACKSISKRKLRTAVDVEDVRREVAIMSTLPDHPNIVRLRAAYEDADAVHLVMELCEGGELFDRIVAKGHYSERAAAAVARTVAEVVRMCHANGVMHRDLKPENFLYANKKENSPLKAIDFGLSVFFRPGERFSEIVGSPYYMAPEVLRRNYGPEIDIWSAGVILYILLCGVPPFWAETEQGVARAILRGAIDFQREPWPQVSESAKSLVKQMLDPDPKRRLTAQQVLEHSWLQNAKKASNVPLGDIVRARLKQFSVMNRFKKKAMRVIAEHLSVEEVEVIRDMFKLMDTDNNGKVSFEELKTGLQKVGSQLAESEMKLLMEAADVDGNGALDYGEFVAVIIHLQRLSNDEHLRRAFMFFDKDGSNFIELDELSEALADESGQTDINVLHDILREVDTDQDGRISYEEFVAMMKAGTDWRKASRQYSRERFKSLSMNLMKDGSLSMGKEATDLYA, from the exons ATGGGCAACACCTGCGTATGCCTTGCCGGCGAACCCAAAGACTTGGACAGGAAGCAGAAGAAGCCCTCGCCCCGtccccagcagcagcagcagcagcagcagcaaccgaAGACGCGGCAGCACAAGCCACACCGGCCCCGGCCGAACCCCTACGCTGAAGACACCATTGGCTCCCCCTCCCTCCATGTCCTCAAGGACGTCGTGCCGCTTGGCCGCCACCGCAGCCGCATCGGCGACAAGTACGTGCTCGGCAGCGAGCTCGGCCGCGGCGAGTTCGGCATCACCTACCTATGCACCGACAAGGAGACGAGGGAGGCGCTGGCCTGCAAGTCCATCTCGAAGCGCAAGCTGCGGACCGCCGTCGACGTCGAGGACGTGCGGCGGGAGGTGGCCATCATGTCCACTCTGCCGGACCACCCCAACATCGTGAGGCTCCGCGCCGCGTACGAGGACGCGGACGCCGTGCACCTGGTGATGGAGCTGTGCGAGGGTGGGGAGCTGTTCGACCGGATCGTGGCGAAGGGGCATTACAGCGAGCGGGCGGCGGCCGCAGTGGCGCGGACCGTGGCGGAGGTCGTCAGAATGTGTCATGCTAATGGCGTGATGCACCGGGATCTGAAGCCCGAGAACTTCCTATACGCTAACAAGAAGGAGAACTCGCCCCTGAAGGCAATCGATTTCGGGCTCTCGGTCTTCTTCCGTCCAG GGGAGAGGTTTTCGGAGATTGTAGGAAGCCCCTACTACATGGCGCCGGAGGTGCTGAGGAGGAATTATGGACCGGAGATTGATATTTGGAGTGCTGGGGTTATCTTGTATATCCTGCTTTGTGGAGTTCCGCCATTCTGGGCTG AGACCGAGCAAGGTGTTGCACGAGCGATTCTCCGAGGAGCGATTGATTTCCAGAGGGAACCATGGCCTCAGGTCTCAGAAAGCGCAAAGAGTCTTGTAAAGCAGATGCTGGATCCAGATCCAAAACGGCGGTTAACTGCTCAGCAGGTGCTGG AACATTCATGGTTACAAAATGCCAAAAAAGCTTCAAATGTTCCATTGGGAGATATTGTAAGAGCAAGGCTGAAACAGTTCTCAGTCATGAACAGATTCAAAAAGAAAGCCATGCGG GTAATAGCTGAGCACTTGTCGGTTGAAGAGGTTGAGGTTATAAGAGACATGTTTAAGTTAATGGATACAGATAACAATGGAAAGGTATCATTTGAAGAATTAAAAACTGGCCTTCAAAAGGTTGGTTCCCAACTGGCTGAATCAGAGATGAAACTATTGATGGAAGCA GCTGACGTTGATGGAAATGGTGCGTTGGACTATGGGGAGTTTGTGGCTGTCATTATTCATTTACAAAGGTTATCTAATGATGAACATCTCCGCAGAGCATTCATGTTCTTTGATAAAGATGGCAGCAATTTTATTGAACTTGACGAGCTAAGTGAGGCCTTGGCAGATGAGTCTGGCCAAACGGACATTAATGTGCTGCATGATATTCTACGAGAAGTTGACACAGACCAG GATGGCCGTATCAGTTATGAGGAGTTTGTTGCTATGATGAAAGCTGGCACCGATTGGAGGAAAGCGTCTCGCCAGTATTCAAGAGAAAGATTTAAAAGCTTAAGCATGAATCTCATGAAAGACGGTTCACTTTCTATGGGAAAAGAAGCAACTGATTTGTACGCATAA
- the LOC135608320 gene encoding vesicle-associated membrane protein 721-like — MEQRSLIYSFVARGTAILAEYTEFTGNFTTIASQCLQKLPATNNKFTYNCDGHTFNYLVDDGFTYGVVAAESFGRQVPIAFLERVKEDFSKRYGGGKAATAAANSLTREFGSKLKEHMHYCVDHPEEISKLANVQAQVSEVKGVMMENIEKVLDRGEKIELLVDKTENLRSQAQDFRQQGTKMRRKMWLQNMKIKLIVLGIIIALILIIILSVCHGFKC, encoded by the exons ATGGAGCAGCGGTCGTTGATCTACAGCTTCGTCGCCCGGGGTACGGCCATCCTGGCGGAGTACACCGAGTTCACAGGGAACTTCACTACCATCGCCTCCCAGTGCCTCCAGAAGCTCCCCGCCACCAACAACAAGTTCACCTACAACTGCGATGGCCACACCTTCAATTACCTCGTCGACGATGGCTTCA CATATGGGGTCGTTGCTGCTGAGTCGTTTGGCAGGCAAGTTCCCATTGCCTTCCTGGAGAGAGTTAAGGAGGACTTCAGTAAACGATATGGAGGAGGAAAAGCTGCAACAGCTGCAGCCAATAGTCTAACCCGAGAGTTTGG GTCAAAGCTTAAAGAGCACATGCATTATTGTGTGGACCACCCTGAGGAAATAAGCAAGCTGGCCAACGTGCAAGCTCAGGTTTCTGAAGTAAAAGGGGTCATGATGGAAAATATCGAGAAG GTTCTTGATCGTGGGGAGAAAATTGAGTTGCTCGTTGACAAAACAGAAAACCTTCGCTCCCAG GCTCAAGATTTCAGGCAGCAGGGAACAAAGATGAGAAGGAAAATGTGGCTACAGAATATGAAGATAAAACTTATTGTCTTGGGCATCATCATCGCACTAATCCTCATCATTATCTTGTCTGTTTGCCATGGCTTCAAATGCTAG
- the LOC135608327 gene encoding protein SULFUR DEFICIENCY-INDUCED 1-like isoform X1, translating into MESESRGKRGEMEGGNWKRSGGGEKKDLLHVIHKVPPGNSPYVRAKQLQNRDSLLLFMCTHGGRIRRPRSGRQVFLQGSVKKLVEKDPEAAILWFWKAINGRDRVDSALKDMAVVMKQQDRAEEAVEAIRSFRHLCSKQAQESLDNLLIDLYKKCGMVEEQIELLKQKLRMIHMGEAFNGKATKTARSHGKKFQISIKRETARILGNLGWAYMQQNNYAAAEVVYRKAQMIEPDANKACNLGLCLMKQGRLDEARRALEDVTHGRFSAAGDGTSSKNKAEELLREIEVRPATSTSEVGLGIEDEIMERIELVLNEWVPSRSKRLPIFEEISAFRDRIAC; encoded by the exons ATGGAGTCTGAAAGCAGAGGGAAGAGGGGGGAGATGGAAGGAGGGAATTGGAAGAGGAGCGGAGGAGGCGAGAAGAAGGATCTGCTCCATGTGATCCACAAGGTCCCGCCCGGCAACAGCCCTTACGTCCGCGCCAAGCAACTTCAG AATCGTGACAGCTTGCTGCTGTTCATGTGCACCCATGGAGGAAGAATCAGGAGGCCAAGATCTGGAAGACAGGTCTTCCTGCAAGGTTCTGTCAAAAAG TTGGTGGAGAAGGATCCGGAAGCTGCAATTTTATGGTTCTGGAAGGCGATAAATGGCAGGGATAGGGTGGACAGTGCTCTCAAGGACATGGCGGTGGTGATGAAGCAGCAGGATCGAGCCGAAGAAGCAGTCGAAGCCATCAGATCCTTCAGGCACCTCTGCTCCAAGCAAGCGCAGGAATCCCTCGACAACCTCCTCATCGATCTCTACAAG AAATGTGGGATGGTAGAGGAGCAGATCGAGCTGCTGAAGCAGAAGCTCCGCATGATACACATGGGTGAGGCCTTCAACGGGAAGGCGACCAAAACAGCACGTTCTCACGGCAAGAAGTTCCAGATCTCCATTAAGCGAGAGACTGCTCGCATCCTG GGAAATCTAGGCTGGGCATACATGCAGCAGAACAACTACGCCGCCGCCGAGGTGGTCTACCGCAAGGCTCAGATGATCGAGCCTGACGCCAACAAGGCCTGCAACCTCGGGCTGTGCCTCATGAAGCAAGGCAGACTCGACGAGGCTCGGCGAGCGCTCGAGGATGTCACTCACGGCCGCTTCTCGGCCGCGGGTGACGGGACGAGTTcgaagaacaaggcagaagagctGCTGCGCGAGATTGAGGTCCGGCCAGCGACATCGACGTCGGAGGTTGGGCTCGGTATAGAAGACGAGATCATGGAGAGAATCGAGCTGGTGTTGAACGAGTGGGTGCCTTCGAGGTCAAAGAGGCTGCCCATTTTTGAGGAGATCTCCGCCTTCAGAGATCGGATAGCTTGCTGA
- the LOC135608327 gene encoding protein SULFUR DEFICIENCY-INDUCED 1-like isoform X2, with the protein MESESRGKRGEMEGGNWKRSGGGEKKDLLHVIHKVPPGNSPYVRAKQLQLVEKDPEAAILWFWKAINGRDRVDSALKDMAVVMKQQDRAEEAVEAIRSFRHLCSKQAQESLDNLLIDLYKKCGMVEEQIELLKQKLRMIHMGEAFNGKATKTARSHGKKFQISIKRETARILGNLGWAYMQQNNYAAAEVVYRKAQMIEPDANKACNLGLCLMKQGRLDEARRALEDVTHGRFSAAGDGTSSKNKAEELLREIEVRPATSTSEVGLGIEDEIMERIELVLNEWVPSRSKRLPIFEEISAFRDRIAC; encoded by the exons ATGGAGTCTGAAAGCAGAGGGAAGAGGGGGGAGATGGAAGGAGGGAATTGGAAGAGGAGCGGAGGAGGCGAGAAGAAGGATCTGCTCCATGTGATCCACAAGGTCCCGCCCGGCAACAGCCCTTACGTCCGCGCCAAGCAACTTCAG TTGGTGGAGAAGGATCCGGAAGCTGCAATTTTATGGTTCTGGAAGGCGATAAATGGCAGGGATAGGGTGGACAGTGCTCTCAAGGACATGGCGGTGGTGATGAAGCAGCAGGATCGAGCCGAAGAAGCAGTCGAAGCCATCAGATCCTTCAGGCACCTCTGCTCCAAGCAAGCGCAGGAATCCCTCGACAACCTCCTCATCGATCTCTACAAG AAATGTGGGATGGTAGAGGAGCAGATCGAGCTGCTGAAGCAGAAGCTCCGCATGATACACATGGGTGAGGCCTTCAACGGGAAGGCGACCAAAACAGCACGTTCTCACGGCAAGAAGTTCCAGATCTCCATTAAGCGAGAGACTGCTCGCATCCTG GGAAATCTAGGCTGGGCATACATGCAGCAGAACAACTACGCCGCCGCCGAGGTGGTCTACCGCAAGGCTCAGATGATCGAGCCTGACGCCAACAAGGCCTGCAACCTCGGGCTGTGCCTCATGAAGCAAGGCAGACTCGACGAGGCTCGGCGAGCGCTCGAGGATGTCACTCACGGCCGCTTCTCGGCCGCGGGTGACGGGACGAGTTcgaagaacaaggcagaagagctGCTGCGCGAGATTGAGGTCCGGCCAGCGACATCGACGTCGGAGGTTGGGCTCGGTATAGAAGACGAGATCATGGAGAGAATCGAGCTGGTGTTGAACGAGTGGGTGCCTTCGAGGTCAAAGAGGCTGCCCATTTTTGAGGAGATCTCCGCCTTCAGAGATCGGATAGCTTGCTGA